The sequence CGGTAGCCACCAAGGGCATTGTCTCAGTCTCCCGAGAAATGATCATGCCCACGACCTCCTCTTTACTTCCTTGCCCCTCTCCTCACCTTGCATTTCCGCATTTTCTGCCACCGCAATTGGAGAGATGGATGGGCCCGGGTGGATGCCAGCATGCCAGCGGGGGATACAAAGTCAGGTACACTCAACGACTGCTATCGCGTCGTACTTTCGAAATTCTCTTGAATCCTTACAAATACCCTTATCATATCGCAGGTGTTCTTATTTCGTTGTGGTATCGGTAACTGGAGGGTAATGTTCCTTCAGTGTCGACAGGAGCTATAGACTCTGGGGTTGTTTAAATGGTAACCGTGGAACTGCGCTGCCGGTATGTCTTGTGGCGGGGGTCAGAAAAGCTGGCGCAAATCACACCTGCATGCATTTCCCAAATCTACACGGCAATACCGCTCCTGTAGTGTTCGAGTTGACGGGAAATAATCCATTTAACCGCGTGCAATTTCTGCACTGAAACTTTTTCTGGGCCCACAGTATTTTGTTTAAGGCACGCTCTCTGAGAAGGCCAGCCGGCCAAAATTCCCGAAAGAGCGATTTTGCACACTTGTGGGCAAACGCAGACTCTCGCCCTACCACGTAACACCGCTTGGCCTCTGTCTTCAAGATGCTGTGCCTAGGTTCCCAGgcgacctcgcgcgccctgcagcgACAGGTGCGACAGCAACTGTGTTATTCGTTACGCGCTCCAGTAGTGTTGTCGGCATGTCTCCTGCTTGCGATGACATGCTGCGAATACCTTTCGGCTGCGAAACCCGCCACCGAGATATCTCCGAACTGCGTTCCAGGTGTAGAGACCACGTGCACGTGCGAGGAAAATAAGTCTGGTCGTGAAGCCGCAGCGTCGAACTCCGCCACCCTCTCGCAAGCGCAGAATGCCCTCAAACTGGAATGCAAGCCCAACCTCCAGATTGCGCCAGAACCACTCAAGGATAAGGTGTGCTCTGCAGGCAGCGACGATTTGAAAAAAGATTGTGACGTGAAACTGAGCTCGCTCCTGGTCGGCAACCCAGACGTAAGCTGGGCAGAAGTTTCAGAACAAAGCAGGTCCCAACCGGTATCGAAGAGACTGACTATCCCTCCAGAGAACTTCCCACTCGTAGATGAACAATTCGCTGTCGGTTGCACAGAGAATACTACGAAGAAATGCAAAGTCACTGTGACCGTGGAGGCCAGACCGAGCGTGACACAGGGACAGACCGTGACCTGTGCGTACGGCGCCGGTAGTAACGACTTGCGTCAAGCCGTCAAGCTGAGCCCGACGCAGAACAGCTTCACTCTGGTGTGTGGAGACAAGGGAGAAGTGCTGCCGAAGAACTACAACGAGGCATTCTGCTCTTCAGGATTGACGGGGAATGAGGAAACCTGCAAGGGAAGTTACACGTCTATTCTACCTGGCTATGAAGCGAACTGGTGGAATAAGGATGATACTAAGCATTCAGTCACCCTGTCGATTCCTACGGACCAGTTtccggcggaggaagcgaagatTGTTGTCGGATGCCGACAGAAGGAGCAGCAGCCATCACCCGTCGGCAAGGAAAGTCCTTTGCATACTTTGACTCCGACTGTGTGTATCGTCGATGTGACGATTGAAGCCAGTTCGTTTGCGTCTTTGTCTTCGAGGCGTGCAGATGTGTTTGGTTTGCTCGCGGGTGCTGCAGTGATGACGATTTTTGCTCAGCATGCGTGAAATGATTCTATTAGTGGCAGCTGTCAGAAGATATGACGCAGTCGGCTTTGTGCGTCATTAAGAACAGGACTGACGTATTGTTTGACCCTGTCAATGTCCGTCGAATTTCACTAAGGAGGCGGCTTGTGAACCCGCGTTTTTCACGAACCAACAGTAAGCATTCAGGCGGCGCAGTTGCCTGCGTGGTACTAGCTGCACGAGCGTCCTCTTCTGCTGTGGAGCGAACGCGTCCTAGGCAGAGGCTGACGCGGTTATGCAGGAGATGCGATGCCCTGGTCAGGCGCAGAAGGTTAGACAGCAGCTTCCGTTTGCAAGGTTGTATTACAGATAGGTAGCTGATGTGGCAGTTCAGCGCCCGGGCGCCGTATGCGATGTGCTGGAGGTGAATTTGGCGTCGACGCGAACGCAGTCGGCGAACGCTGGCCGTCGTCAGTAGGATGCCGCCACTGTCTATGAAAGGACTGCACCGTATGTACACCTCGTAATTTCCTTCGGCA is a genomic window of Besnoitia besnoiti strain Bb-Ger1 chromosome IV, whole genome shotgun sequence containing:
- a CDS encoding SAG-related sequence (encoded by transcript BESB_057280); this encodes MLCLGSQATSRALQRQVRQQLCYSLRAPVVLSACLLLAMTCCEYLSAAKPATEISPNCVPGVETTCTCEENKSGREAAASNSATLSQAQNALKLECKPNLQIAPEPLKDKVCSAGSDDLKKDCDVKLSSLLVGNPDVSWAEVSEQSRSQPVSKRLTIPPENFPLVDEQFAVGCTENTTKKCKVTVTVEARPSVTQGQTVTCAYGAGSNDLRQAVKLSPTQNSFTLVCGDKGEVLPKNYNEAFCSSGLTGNEETCKGSYTSILPGYEANWWNKDDTKHSVTLSIPTDQFPAEEAKIVVGCRQKEQQPSPVGKESPLHTLTPTVCIVDVTIEASSFASLSSRRADVFGLLAGAAVMTIFAQHA